A stretch of DNA from Diospyros lotus cultivar Yz01 chromosome 14, ASM1463336v1, whole genome shotgun sequence:
CTTGCTGTTAGTGCTTTGTAAGAACCGAGAGGGTGTGATGATTGTGCCTCAGATCTTGTTGAAGAGTCAGTTGATGAGTATACGGGTTGAAGAATCAAGCTTTCGGATAATGATCAAGGCACTTTGTAGGATTAGGCAGGTTGGTTACGCGATCAAGTTGTTGAATTTCACGGTCAGTGATGGGAATTGTGACCTTGATCAAGGTCTCTGCTCTATGATTTTGTCAACTCTGTGTGAAGGAAAGGATTTGTCTGGTGTTGACCTCATGCGTTTCTTTCAAGACATGAGGAAATTGGGATTTTACCCTAAGAGCGTGGATTGGTGTAATGTCATCAGGTTTCTGGTGAAGAAGGGGAGAGGGGAGCAAGCTTTCGAAActttgaagaagatgaaggtggCTGGAATTAAGCCTGATGCAGTCTGTTATACTTTGGTCATGGATGGGGCTGTTGCAGAAGGGAGGTTTGAAAGGGCAGATCAACTGCTTGATGAAATGCTTGTGTTGGGTTTGGTTCCTGATATTCATACTTACAATGTGTACATTAACAGTTTGTGTAAACAGGGCAAGGTGGAGGAGGGGTTTAAGATGCTTGCTTGTATGGAGGAGTTGGGGTGCAAGCCTGTTGTGGTTACCTATAATGTGCTGTTGCAGGGGTTTTGCAAGTCTAGCAGGTTGAATAGGGCAATGGAGattgtaaaggagatggagtcGAAGGGCATGCAGCTCGGCTCAGAAACGTATGGAATTGTCATTGATGGATTGGTAAAGGCAGGTGAAATTGATGAAGCTTCTTGTCGGTTGAGGGAAATACTGGATAAGGGTGTCTTTCCTGTGTCTTCAACACTTGATATAGTAATATGTGAGTTCTGCCAAAAAGGGTTGGCTTCTAAGGCTGTGGAACTATTAAAAGAAACAATTGGCAAGAAGGTTGCTCCTGGGATTAGGGCATGGGAAGCACTACTTGCATCCGAGTTTAACTCAATGGGTGCTGAAATTCCCATTGAAACTGGAATAATTGGATTAGCAGATCTTAAAATGCGAGC
This window harbors:
- the LOC127791134 gene encoding pentatricopeptide repeat-containing protein At2g38420, mitochondrial, which gives rise to MLRRISAGEMRKRALTLLRPPTPSNSAQACFFRSSSSSSSSRNAQNYRLRKRRKWPLSPYKAKWHENFDHKQAMQALKQSAIVSSSTTTTHLLSSLIDSFAAYNCNPTPDAYHFVIRTLAKSSKWDQIPPVLGRLETVENFETPEFIFVDLIRMYGDSSMIQHAIDLFFRIPSFRCAPSVDSLNSLLLVLCKNREGVMIVPQILLKSQLMSIRVEESSFRIMIKALCRIRQVGYAIKLLNFTVSDGNCDLDQGLCSMILSTLCEGKDLSGVDLMRFFQDMRKLGFYPKSVDWCNVIRFLVKKGRGEQAFETLKKMKVAGIKPDAVCYTLVMDGAVAEGRFERADQLLDEMLVLGLVPDIHTYNVYINSLCKQGKVEEGFKMLACMEELGCKPVVVTYNVLLQGFCKSSRLNRAMEIVKEMESKGMQLGSETYGIVIDGLVKAGEIDEASCRLREILDKGVFPVSSTLDIVICEFCQKGLASKAVELLKETIGKKVAPGIRAWEALLASEFNSMGAEIPIETGIIGLADLKMRA